Proteins found in one Exiguobacterium sp. 9-2 genomic segment:
- a CDS encoding ABC transporter permease, with amino-acid sequence MFPIVKQEFTSSFKSIKAILLILFLTITSVFTASYLTRHPELLAGVNQPSAYTSSIKFFILFFGFLFVAALSHDIINREIETRTIRFLVTKTSRLRIVLEKFLGSLLFWCATLTINFLIVSLYAQQWFWIDYLTVLIVILYITSFNIFLSTIIAKPGLTMFLGIFLGIVVPIIGLWSAFSEKWYLVPFQYILPYHAVIMSGMSLLLPVLWSGVFLMVAYLTLKRKDL; translated from the coding sequence ATGTTTCCAATCGTAAAACAAGAATTCACGAGCAGCTTCAAAAGCATCAAAGCGATTCTATTGATTCTTTTTCTGACGATCACGTCTGTCTTCACAGCATCGTATTTGACGAGGCATCCGGAACTGCTTGCTGGTGTTAATCAACCGTCTGCTTATACTTCAAGCATTAAGTTCTTCATCCTGTTCTTCGGTTTTCTATTCGTGGCTGCATTATCACACGATATCATCAATCGTGAAATCGAGACGCGGACGATTCGTTTTCTGGTCACGAAGACGTCGCGTCTGCGAATCGTTTTGGAGAAGTTTCTCGGTTCATTGTTGTTCTGGTGCGCGACGCTAACGATCAATTTCCTCATTGTCTCGCTCTACGCGCAGCAATGGTTCTGGATCGATTATCTGACAGTTCTGATAGTCATCCTATATATCACGAGTTTCAATATCTTTTTATCAACAATAATTGCGAAGCCTGGTTTGACGATGTTCCTCGGTATTTTTCTCGGAATCGTCGTACCGATCATCGGTCTGTGGTCAGCTTTCTCAGAGAAATGGTATCTCGTACCGTTTCAATACATCTTGCCGTACCATGCCGTCATCATGTCTGGAATGTCATTACTGTTACCTGTTTTATGGAGTGGGGTATTTTTGATGGTCGCCTACCTGACGTTAAAACGAAAGGATCTATAA
- a CDS encoding ABC transporter ATP-binding protein: MNAIEVRGLKKSFGTKEVLREVDLTVERGEIFGFLGRNGAGKSTFIQIMSGITHSTGGTVALLGEPADRLDAIKQRIGVMPDTSNLYHDMTARAFLEYMAGLSGVRISKQEVLRLLEQVGLSGTERQKIRSFSFGMKKKISIAQALTGNPELLFLDEPTSGLDPESAIDIQRLLLTLKAEGKTIFLTSHNLNEMEKMCDRVAIMADGRIVRCGTVASLQEAMRQEIQIHIRTVPRLEASHLPEYARLLSQTDECTRLELTSKEDIPNLLISLAKQYVKVYEVQIARQSLEEIFLAV, encoded by the coding sequence ATGAATGCGATTGAAGTAAGAGGATTAAAGAAATCGTTCGGCACAAAAGAAGTCTTACGAGAGGTGGATTTGACGGTCGAACGAGGAGAAATTTTTGGTTTTTTAGGTCGTAATGGGGCCGGTAAATCGACGTTTATTCAGATTATGAGCGGGATCACACACTCGACAGGCGGAACTGTCGCACTTCTCGGTGAACCCGCTGATCGACTGGATGCCATCAAACAACGGATTGGAGTTATGCCGGATACATCGAATCTCTATCATGACATGACGGCACGTGCGTTTCTTGAATATATGGCGGGATTATCCGGAGTTCGTATCAGTAAACAAGAGGTTTTAAGGTTACTTGAGCAGGTCGGATTAAGCGGAACGGAGCGACAAAAGATTAGGAGCTTCTCGTTTGGGATGAAGAAAAAGATCAGTATCGCTCAAGCGCTCACCGGAAATCCGGAACTACTCTTTTTAGATGAACCGACATCCGGTCTTGATCCAGAATCGGCGATCGATATCCAGCGCTTATTGCTCACATTGAAAGCGGAAGGGAAAACGATTTTCTTGACCTCGCATAACTTGAATGAGATGGAAAAGATGTGTGACCGTGTTGCCATTATGGCGGATGGTCGAATCGTCCGTTGCGGAACCGTTGCGTCATTACAAGAAGCGATGAGGCAGGAAATTCAAATCCATATTCGGACTGTTCCACGGTTAGAGGCATCACATCTGCCAGAATACGCTCGACTCTTGTCGCAAACAGATGAATGTACACGACTTGAGTTAACGTCAAAAGAAGATATTCCGAATTTACTCATCTCGCTTGCGAAACAATATGTCAAAGTCTACGAGGTGCAAATCGCACGCCAATCGTTAGAAGAGATTTTCTTAGCGGTCTGA
- a CDS encoding YdeI/OmpD-associated family protein, with amino-acid sequence MEITDVLRFTNREDFRQWLSEHAEHKSFCWVILSRKQTGEGLLYLDAVEEALCFGWIDGIVKKTEDGELAQRFTPRRKNSNWTELNKERVRRLERLGLMQPSGRQVLPDMRPDAFVIDDVIKTRLQEDPVVHEQFKHFPELYRRIRIDTIQSVRKDPALYEKRLQTLIEKTKLNQMYGQWNDGGRLLLEELPETQSVADWSDR; translated from the coding sequence ATGGAGATCACGGACGTCTTACGGTTCACTAATCGCGAGGACTTTAGACAGTGGTTATCAGAACACGCGGAACATAAGTCGTTTTGTTGGGTAATCCTCAGTCGAAAACAGACAGGAGAAGGTTTACTCTATCTTGATGCCGTCGAGGAGGCACTTTGTTTCGGCTGGATTGATGGAATTGTGAAGAAGACCGAAGACGGTGAACTAGCGCAACGATTCACACCGCGCCGAAAGAACAGTAACTGGACCGAACTAAATAAGGAACGGGTTCGTCGCTTAGAACGGCTCGGTTTGATGCAACCGTCCGGACGACAGGTTCTCCCGGATATGCGACCTGATGCGTTCGTCATCGATGACGTAATAAAGACGCGTCTACAAGAAGACCCGGTCGTTCATGAACAGTTTAAACACTTCCCGGAACTCTATCGACGCATTCGGATTGATACGATTCAAAGTGTACGTAAGGATCCCGCTCTCTATGAAAAACGTCTGCAAACGTTGATTGAAAAAACGAAACTGAATCAGATGTACGGTCAATGGAATGACGGAGGTCGTCTCTTACTCGAAGAGCTTCCGGAGACACAATCCGTTGCTGATTGGTCAGACCGCTAA
- a CDS encoding GGDEF domain-containing protein, which produces MWNTLNHLILNVALTFFFVLISLFFFKRFQFRNTLDSWLKKNLLVLILATGAGYWVIHNAITYEGFRFDLSITLIVIAFIYGGISSGFITTLVFASLQTFIFHSNHPFWLVGTYLIVSIVVLYLQNEAPDRFISFPIIFSIALILCLPFVQHVRPNDVTAMTVFLVGNGCAGLLLHSILHQVRWHFHQVRMHRRLALTDMLTGLDNRRHLEETVQRYKSQQMNFSIMIIDVDHFKQVNDTYGHDRGDHILRQISALLTSYCPPSCVLGRFGGEEFMMLLPEYSLPETRRIAEQICIASATRTYELSATEPLQVTLSIGVSRQTHQPSESYNFLQTIQQADAALYQAKKSGRNCVFHHDPLR; this is translated from the coding sequence ATGTGGAATACATTGAATCATCTCATCCTCAACGTCGCTTTAACCTTTTTCTTCGTGCTCATCTCTCTATTCTTTTTTAAGCGGTTTCAATTCCGAAATACGCTCGACAGTTGGCTGAAAAAAAATCTGTTAGTGCTAATTCTTGCAACCGGTGCCGGCTACTGGGTCATTCACAATGCCATCACCTATGAAGGATTTCGTTTCGATTTGTCGATTACTTTAATCGTCATCGCCTTCATCTATGGAGGCATCAGTAGCGGCTTCATTACGACGCTCGTCTTCGCTTCCCTTCAAACGTTTATTTTTCATTCCAATCATCCATTCTGGCTTGTCGGTACGTATCTAATCGTCAGCATCGTTGTCTTATACTTACAAAATGAAGCACCGGATCGCTTTATCTCGTTTCCGATCATTTTTTCAATCGCACTCATTCTTTGTTTACCATTCGTTCAACATGTTCGTCCGAATGACGTGACGGCGATGACGGTATTTCTCGTCGGAAACGGCTGTGCCGGTCTCCTGCTACACAGTATTCTGCATCAAGTCCGCTGGCACTTCCATCAAGTCCGGATGCATCGGCGTCTCGCCTTGACGGATATGTTGACGGGACTTGATAATCGGCGCCATTTAGAAGAGACAGTCCAACGATATAAATCACAACAGATGAACTTTTCAATCATGATCATCGATGTCGATCATTTCAAACAGGTCAATGATACATACGGTCATGATCGAGGGGATCATATCTTACGACAAATCAGTGCCTTGCTTACGTCCTATTGTCCCCCTTCTTGTGTGCTCGGGCGATTCGGCGGTGAAGAATTCATGATGCTGTTACCGGAATATTCATTGCCTGAGACGCGTCGAATCGCGGAACAAATTTGTATAGCTAGTGCCACGCGAACGTATGAGTTATCAGCGACGGAACCGCTACAAGTGACGTTATCGATTGGTGTGTCTCGCCAAACCCATCAACCGTCTGAGAGCTATAATTTTCTGCAGACAATCCAGCAGGCAGACGCCGCTCTCTATCAAGCGAAAAAGAGTGGTCGGAATTGTGTCTTTCATCATGACCCGTTACGATAA
- a CDS encoding MarR family winged helix-turn-helix transcriptional regulator, protein MTFTFESSMQHWNAIQRLHGRYSKEVNDVLKPKGLSKSQFDLLMTLYHQESATQKSLERTLELSSGAISQTVKKLLAEHLVIRKRINREKRVLLTEQGTKLIQTSAPEIEEIDDRYFRAFTSKDHETFDQLLHKMQSDHF, encoded by the coding sequence ATGACCTTCACATTCGAATCCTCGATGCAGCACTGGAACGCCATTCAGCGACTCCATGGCCGTTATTCGAAAGAAGTCAACGATGTGTTGAAACCAAAAGGACTCTCGAAGTCCCAATTCGATTTATTGATGACCTTGTATCACCAAGAAAGTGCGACGCAAAAATCACTTGAACGAACGCTTGAACTCTCAAGTGGCGCCATTTCACAAACGGTCAAGAAATTACTTGCTGAACATCTCGTCATCCGGAAACGGATCAATCGAGAAAAGCGGGTTTTGTTGACAGAACAGGGAACGAAGTTGATCCAAACGTCCGCTCCTGAAATCGAGGAAATCGATGATCGTTATTTCCGCGCCTTTACATCAAAGGACCACGAAACGTTTGATCAATTGCTGCATAAGATGCAGAGCGATCATTTTTAA
- a CDS encoding MarR family winged helix-turn-helix transcriptional regulator, translated as MTTTTETYPMACWHTIATYHNQQIKRVNAFLKHWDLSHTNLEVLRCLHTTSCTSQKEIAERIQVTEGTISHGIKRLFDRQLITRQRKWKTNYLLLTEKGTAILQEVVPAYERFQQEQFAALTARQQEELIRFFDKLNPA; from the coding sequence ATGACAACAACTACAGAGACATATCCAATGGCATGCTGGCATACAATTGCGACCTATCATAATCAACAAATCAAGCGCGTCAACGCTTTCTTAAAACACTGGGATCTCTCCCATACGAATCTGGAAGTATTACGTTGCTTACACACGACCTCATGCACGAGTCAGAAGGAAATCGCCGAACGGATCCAAGTGACCGAGGGCACGATTTCACACGGAATCAAACGACTGTTCGACCGGCAATTAATCACGCGTCAACGGAAATGGAAGACGAACTATCTTCTGCTGACGGAAAAAGGAACAGCCATCCTACAAGAAGTGGTGCCCGCCTACGAACGTTTTCAACAAGAACAATTCGCCGCTTTGACGGCTCGACAACAAGAAGAATTGATCCGTTTCTTCGATAAGCTCAACCCTGCGTGA
- a CDS encoding YndM family protein, with the protein MNHLKALIMKFLMIAVVLLLILTVIYDVEIEKTLLISLALTLIAYVLGDLMIFRRAGDGASNKQSATRDSKNYVSNKHADARDPHEDHKKRNMMATIADILLSFFVIWVMGESMIKNPGEDIIQAALISALIIGVGEWFFHKYLDKNVFPEKDGHAVTNNSHH; encoded by the coding sequence ATGAATCATCTTAAAGCGTTGATCATGAAATTTTTAATGATTGCAGTCGTTCTTCTCCTTATCTTAACCGTCATCTATGATGTTGAAATCGAAAAGACTCTTTTGATTAGCCTGGCGCTGACATTAATCGCTTACGTATTAGGTGATTTAATGATCTTTAGAAGAGCGGGTGATGGAGCATCTAACAAACAAAGTGCCACTCGTGACTCTAAAAATTATGTAAGCAATAAACATGCAGATGCTCGTGATCCCCATGAAGACCATAAAAAAAGAAATATGATGGCTACTATTGCAGATATTCTCCTTTCATTCTTTGTCATTTGGGTAATGGGTGAATCTATGATTAAAAATCCAGGAGAAGATATCATTCAAGCTGCTCTTATCTCTGCATTAATCATTGGAGTCGGAGAATGGTTTTTCCATAAGTATTTGGATAAGAACGTATTCCCTGAAAAAGATGGTCATGCTGTAACAAACAACTCACACCATTAA
- the arr gene encoding NAD(+)--rifampin ADP-ribosyltransferase, giving the protein MNTVEGPFFHGTKVTLQIGDELKPGHTSNFREQPLQHVYFTATLDAAKWGAELPRSDDPEHIYLVEPLGAYEDDPNLTNKRFPGNPTRSYRSTEPVKIIAELGTWERHTDEEIEAMKASLRRLRAEGKDTIID; this is encoded by the coding sequence ATGAATACAGTCGAAGGACCATTTTTTCACGGCACGAAAGTGACTCTTCAAATCGGTGACGAATTAAAGCCGGGACATACATCGAATTTTCGAGAACAACCGCTCCAGCACGTCTATTTCACGGCAACACTCGATGCAGCGAAGTGGGGAGCAGAACTCCCTCGATCAGACGATCCGGAACACATCTATCTCGTCGAGCCGCTCGGAGCGTATGAAGATGATCCGAACTTGACGAACAAGCGTTTTCCCGGCAATCCGACCCGGTCGTATCGCTCGACTGAACCTGTAAAAATCATCGCTGAACTCGGAACGTGGGAACGTCATACGGACGAAGAAATAGAAGCGATGAAAGCATCCCTGCGGCGGCTACGCGCAGAAGGGAAGGATACGATCATCGACTAA
- a CDS encoding Rrf2 family transcriptional regulator, which produces MAISTRFSVGIHILSLIATDEKMTSDLIAGSVNTNPVVIRKIMSMLKKADLIEVRPGVAGARLARPLSSITLLDVYHAVAVVPDKELFGVHAAPNLDCPVGRNIQSAVTPIFELAQSALEKVLAHVTLDDIVNEIEQKEASSSKG; this is translated from the coding sequence TTGGCCATCAGTACACGTTTTTCCGTCGGCATCCACATTCTCTCGTTGATTGCGACCGACGAGAAAATGACATCCGACTTGATTGCCGGCAGCGTCAATACGAATCCGGTTGTCATCCGTAAAATCATGAGCATGCTCAAAAAAGCCGATTTGATTGAAGTTCGTCCGGGTGTTGCCGGTGCACGGCTCGCCCGTCCATTGTCTAGCATCACGCTGCTTGACGTTTATCACGCTGTCGCTGTCGTACCGGACAAGGAATTGTTCGGCGTCCATGCAGCACCGAATCTAGACTGCCCGGTCGGACGAAACATCCAATCGGCGGTCACGCCAATCTTCGAGCTCGCGCAATCCGCCCTTGAGAAAGTGCTGGCTCATGTCACGCTTGATGATATCGTCAATGAAATCGAACAAAAAGAAGCATCGTCCTCGAAAGGATGA
- a CDS encoding NAD(P)-dependent oxidoreductase has translation MNIGVIGATGKAGQLILQEAIERGHDVTAIVRNAAKVTANVTILERDVLALTKDDLNEFDAIVNAFNAAPGEETKHIEVGRHLINLLAGSTTRLFVVGGAGSLFVDESHSTRVMETPDFPEAYYPTASNMGKNLIELQGQQDVTWTYLSPAGFFDPSGQRTGTYSVGGEQMILNAKGESYISYADYAIAVVDELENGQHLNERFSVVGEQG, from the coding sequence ATGAACATTGGAGTTATCGGTGCAACAGGAAAAGCAGGGCAATTGATTCTACAAGAAGCAATCGAGCGCGGTCATGACGTCACAGCAATCGTCCGTAATGCGGCAAAAGTGACGGCTAACGTCACGATTCTCGAGCGCGATGTCCTCGCACTGACGAAAGACGACTTGAACGAGTTTGACGCAATCGTCAATGCGTTTAACGCAGCACCCGGTGAGGAGACGAAACATATCGAAGTCGGGCGTCACTTGATCAATCTGTTAGCAGGTAGTACGACGCGCCTATTCGTCGTCGGTGGTGCTGGTAGTCTATTCGTTGACGAGAGTCATTCGACACGCGTCATGGAAACACCTGATTTCCCGGAAGCGTATTATCCGACAGCCTCGAACATGGGGAAAAATCTGATCGAACTACAAGGACAGCAAGACGTGACGTGGACGTATCTCAGCCCCGCTGGATTCTTTGATCCGAGCGGTCAACGAACAGGAACGTATTCGGTCGGCGGTGAGCAGATGATTCTAAATGCAAAAGGGGAGAGCTACATCAGTTACGCGGATTATGCCATTGCTGTAGTGGATGAGCTTGAGAACGGACAACACCTCAACGAACGGTTTTCCGTCGTTGGCGAACAAGGATGA